The genomic region AGACACACCCACATACATAACATCTGCCAACATGTGCCACTTGTCCACTCCTTGTTCAAAAGAAGCCATCGACTAAAACTAGATAACTTAGCATGTCATTCTGAGGTGCGCCATAAACCTCTTCAAGGAACAGCAGCCCACATACCGCTACTACCGTCCTTGGAGCTTCTTTCGCCCTGCTACCGCTATCACTTGCCAGGAGCAGCATCTACTCAAGTTCGCTAACTGTCTTAATAACCTTGACACATAGAAGAGGACAGCTGGAACCAAGCGGCACCAGCAACTATACCCTAGAGTATGTTCAGGTGGTGAGTTCCAAACCAGCAACGGCAAAATATCACCTCCGTCCCAGCTACCCAGCCAAAACATCGCTGCACTTGCTCGCATCTCCAAAAGCACAGGCCCTTTGAGAGCCCAGAGACTACACAGCCGAGTTGGCCAGCTGAAGGATGCCACCAGCCACTTCCACCTTGCTGTCAAGCTGCACCTTCTGCTCCACGTCGCCGAAGGGCCAGTAGAAGCTGGGCTCCCCAAAGCTGTAGCTCGAAAGCGGCAGAGCATGCAGGGGCTCAGAGGCCTGGAGCTGCAGAAGGCCGTGGAGGACGTAAGGTGGCACTTGCACGTCACTGCACGACTGCTGGGGAATCGGAGGAGCCGAGGACACGAAGGTAATCTCGCCTTGCGCTTCTGGTGCTGCTGCCGCTGTTGGCTTGTGGCTGCTCATCCGCCTCCCGTTGACCGGAAGGTCGCTGCAGGCGATCGCCTCCAGGTTGTACCGGCTGGGCTCGAAGTTGGTGACGGCATTGTCGCCCCTGAACTTCAGCGCTGCGATGTCGTACGCCTCCGCCGCTTCTTCTTCGGTTGCTGAAAAGAGCAATTTGGTTTAGTTCCAAATGAGCTGAGCCAATCAATCATTACAGTATGGTATGCATCACAGAAGAACAGAGCAGAAGAGCTTGCATGATGCAACACCATAATGACATTCAGAGCTATCTGTATAACTGCAACGAACTGTTGACGGTGAACATTTTTTTTAGCAATTTAAAGGAACTCATATCAATGCTAACGGTAGTATTAGATCTAAAGTTCATGTCTTAGCATGAGAGACACAACGGTCTCTTACTCTCTGTTCATGAAAACTGGTTAATAGGaccatttttttttttgaaaaggaggaaaacctccggcctctgcaccgatagatgcatacggccatattattAAGAAGCACAAGAAGGTCTTAAGTTCCAATGCTGCTCATAGTCCGAGCAAATAGAAAAATATAAATAAGTCTGTAATGTGCCACACTCGGCGAAAACGCTCCACATCCGGCAATCAAGAATAGACCACGATGCCTAGACACCTAGCCTATTATTAAGTCGCCATCCAAATCGGCTGAAGATAGTccgtgctaccgtctcccagcGGTTAATAGGACCATAGACCCCATGTATAAGCAATGCCCAGTCTGCACTACATTGTAGTACATGCAAGGCTACATTCCCTCGAGATCTCTTTGGAATGAAGAGAGATATCACAGTTAGTCAACTAGAGGCGCTTACCGAAAGTCCCCAGGTACAAGTCCTTGTTGCCTGCAACACGACCAATTCTTGCCTGCCAGCGTCCATGTTGGTGGTGCCTGACAAAACATATCACTATCAGGGACTAGGTCGAGCAGATTTTAACTGACGCGCAACATATTGATCAAACTGATGGATTCCTATAGTTGAAAATTACCTTGTGACACCTCTGTACACCGATGCACCCCTAGAGAAGCCACTGCTCTTCCTGCAGATTTACACCAGACAGTTTTCTTTTTAGGATCACCAAGCAGACAGTTGTAAGCACAAAACATGATGCCTGACATGAATGTGAGAAGTTATAAACACCAACCTCCTCAGTGAAGCTACAAGCTCGTGCCTGCTCATGTTTTGCATCTCCTCAAGCTCTCTGATGTAGTTTTCTTTCTGTAAAGCGAAGAAACTCAATGTTAGTTAAGCAAAAATTGCTGAGTTCAGAACCAGCATAATTATTATTTTTAAGGAAAAGGAACCATTTAGCACAACAGAATAAAACTGAcactccccgcaaaaaaaagaataaaactgACACATAATTCCAATTGTTGACAATGGAATGTAAATACAATATATTgcacaaataaactaagcaatatGAGGTGCATCTAAGAAAAAATATGCAAGTCGTCAACGGCACAAAAGACTTTGAATTTATGTCTTCCATCTTTACCATGACATGAGTTCAGAGAGGTGATAGGATAACATGGAAGTATTCAAAGCAAGGATAGAAGAAACACATACATCAATACCTATTAGAGAAGGAGGGAAGGATGACACTTACAGGGAAATTAGTAGTAGCATTGACACCCCAGTATTTCAGAGCAGCAAGATCATATGCCCTAGCAGCCCTATCTTCTTTTTCATAGCCACCTGCATAGTACCAAACATTGCTTTTAAGTTTCTACCAGATGTGATGCTTAAAAGACAGGACACACTAATATAAAAGGTAGGAGGTAACTGTTCATACCCAAGTAAACTGAATAATAGTCCCCGCATAGTCGCCAGATTAGCAAGCATAAAAATGGTAGACAATACAAGCCAAGTTAGTTCGAAGTGATAAGAGAAGAGAAAAAACAAATAAATGGATAGAGAAAACATGCATAACTATCATGTGATTCTTATAAAGAAAATAGATGCACCGCGCTTAGTTCGCGCCTAACTGAGCAAAATATTCACTTAGTTATGATTGTGTTGCCTACCATGGACACGTCAAGACACCATTAATTAAAATCAAGTACCCATTGTGACCTGAAGTTGGTTACTTACAAATAGACAGCATGTTCCTGTATTACGTAGATGCTCGTTAACAACATTGACATGCAATCTAAGCTAAATTGAAACAGAGAAAAAAATACTCTTCTGAATTTATGCTTATAGTAGTAGTATCCAAGCTATGGTACCTTACAAAactcaatgttggggatatcgcttatcgggaacttatcggtcgacccatgataaggggtaaatcggccagtttatcggcatatcggccgatttatcccCATATTGGCagatttatcggccgatttatcttatcggtctgacagcggtaagcgataaatcggccgatttatcggcatatcggaagatatcttgaacagtgatcTAGAGCAGTGGCTCCTCTAGACAACATAGGATGCAATGTGCACATTTCAACTCAGAGAATATTAATTTCCAAACATAATTTCC from Triticum aestivum cultivar Chinese Spring chromosome 4A, IWGSC CS RefSeq v2.1, whole genome shotgun sequence harbors:
- the LOC123081897 gene encoding AP2-like ethylene-responsive transcription factor AIL7, producing MMSPPTNGSASLPVTDLSDAVLFPFDGFSADDFFATAPPPLPPTLGADPGRLLLASSRNDVHASTDLAVAAPVETTGSSSALAAALPLTPSSGQRTSCYRGVTRHRWTKRYEAHLWDNTCRREGQKRKGRQVYLGGYEKEDRAARAYDLAALKYWGVNATTNFPKENYIRELEEMQNMSRHELVASLRRKSSGFSRGASVYRGVTRHHQHGRWQARIGRVAGNKDLYLGTFATEEEAAEAYDIAALKFRGDNAVTNFEPSRYNLEAIACSDLPVNGRRMSSHKPTAAAAPEAQGEITFVSSAPPIPQQSCSDVQVPPYVLHGLLQLQASEPLHALPLSSYSFGEPSFYWPFGDVEQKVQLDSKVEVAGGILQLANSAV